In Colwellia sp. M166, a genomic segment contains:
- a CDS encoding retention module-containing protein: MKIYTNPKSGQIINVKGEVRIDSVDNNLLKIGEVVDPGTVLIFEENSEVTLSYSDGSQQRVSNQNIDLAEDVLVDTISKQENVGILNNSDVNSIQDEISAIQALIASGEDVELPETAAGLVANEGTDFVSLDRTGDETLAQAGYETTEINNNFLFVNSTDPEDNGLNTTDSVITSPSILDDNEVVSTAEDTPISGNVLDNATSTDAPLSVTGFTIAGVTYAIGSTAVLAEGELTLNADGSYSFVPNADYNGPVPVISYTVVDAVGDVNNSTLTISVTPVSDLLDDNEVVSTAEDTSVSGNVLDNATSTDAPLSVTGFTIAGVTYAIGSTAVLAEGELTLNADGSYSFVPNADYNGPVPVISYTVVDAVGDVNNSTLTISVTPVSDLVDDNEVVSTAEDTPISGNVLDNATSTDAPLSVTGFTIAGVTYAIGSTAVLAEGELTLNADGSYSFVPNADYNGPVPVISYTVVDAVGDVNNSTLTISVTPVSDLVDDNEVVSTAEDTSVSGNVLDNATSTDAPLSVTGFTIAGVTYAIGSTAVLAEGQLTLNADGSYSFVPNADYNGPVPVISYTVVDAVGDVNNSTLTISVTPVSDLVDDNEVVSTAEDTSVSGNVLDNATSTDAPLSVTGFTIAGVTYAIGSTAVLAEGELTLNADGSYSFVPNADYNGPVPVISYTVVDAVGDVNNSTLTISVTPVSDLLDDNEVVSTAEDTPISGNVLDNATSTDAPLSVTGFTIAGVTYAIGSTAVLAEGELTLNADGSYSFVPNADYNGPVPVISYTVVDAVGDVNNSTLTISVTPVSDLVDDNEVVSTAEDTSVSGNVLDNATSTDAPLSVTGFTIAGVTYAIGSTAVLAEGQLTLNADGSYSFVPNADYNGPVPVVTYTVVDAVGDVTDSTLTISVTPVSDLLDDNEVVSTAEDTPISGNVLDNATSTDAPLSVTGFTIAGVTYAIGSTAVLAEGELTLNADGSYSFVPNADYNGPVPVISYTVVDAIGDVNNSTLTISVTPVSDLVDDNEVVSTAEDTSVSGNVLDNATSTDAPLSVTGFTIAGVTYAIGSTAVLAEGQLTLNADGSYSFVPNADYNGPVPVVTYTVVDAVGDVTDSTLTISVTPVSDLLDDNEVVSTAEDTPISGNVLDNATSTDAPLSVTGFTIAGVTYAIGSTAVLAEGQLTLNADGSYSFVPNADYNGPVPVISYTVVDAVGDVNNSTLTISVTPVSDLLDDNEVVSTAEDTPVSGNVLDNATSTDAPLSVTGFTIAGVTYAIGSTAVLAEGELTLNADGSYSFVPNADYNGPVPVISYTVVDAIGDVNNSTLTISVTPVSDLLDDNEVVSTAEDTSVSGNVLDNATSTDAPLSVTGFTIAGVTYAIGSTAVLAEGELTLNADGSYSFVPNADYNGPVPVISYTVVDAVGDVNNSTLTISVTPVSDLVDDNEVVSVAEDGLLNGNVLDNATSTDAPLSVTGFTIAGVTYAIGSTAVLAEGELTLNADGSYSFVPNADYNGPVPVISYTVVDAVGDVNNSTLTISVTPVSDLVDDNEVVSTAEDTPISGNVLDNATSTDAPLSVTGFTIAGVTYAIGSTAVLAEGELTLNADGSYSFVPNADYNGPVPVVTYTVVDAVGDVNNSTLTISVTPVNDAPLATDDSFSVEEGGIVTGNIISHDDGDGASDHDGGDGSILLITQINGIDLVFDVDGNATVSIDGGILIINAQGDFTYENSEGFVIGSGYPSFDYTLSDGTDIDIATVTITVDDTSPVAVDDNNYISYYDNNGLSIGRGVQGNIINRASSGDRSDSSADGTIILTQIEYAGQVYAFDASHTSFTIVTDFGTLVINDSGAYIFRIPSGIDINTFPPMLEFTYTIQDGDTLNPETDDATLTINLNHRASSNSLEDSTSSDGELIDLSYSEQSADVMSNPELTLAQTNYQSVIEYDLSDLLVEENNISFEESIATAEGPESSALNLGKGNENIDFPVDDLLTAENVEPIKGEFDIVPIVTNGFLDEGAILISDAAPENTPLPIDLDSTDTL; this comes from the coding sequence ATGAAAATTTATACGAACCCAAAAAGTGGCCAAATTATTAATGTCAAAGGTGAAGTTCGCATAGATTCAGTTGATAATAATTTATTGAAAATAGGTGAGGTAGTTGATCCCGGCACTGTGCTTATATTCGAAGAGAATAGCGAAGTCACTTTGTCCTATAGTGATGGTAGTCAGCAACGCGTGTCTAACCAGAATATTGACCTAGCTGAAGACGTCCTTGTTGATACTATATCCAAACAAGAAAATGTAGGCATTTTAAATAATTCTGATGTAAATAGTATTCAAGATGAAATATCAGCAATTCAAGCATTAATTGCTTCAGGCGAAGATGTTGAGTTGCCTGAAACTGCAGCAGGTTTAGTTGCAAATGAAGGTACAGATTTTGTTTCGCTCGACAGGACAGGTGATGAAACACTGGCTCAAGCAGGCTATGAGACGACTGAAATTAATAACAACTTCCTTTTTGTCAACAGTACAGATCCTGAAGATAATGGTCTGAATACTACTGATAGCGTAATAACATCTCCTTCTATACTTGACGATAATGAAGTGGTTAGTACAGCAGAAGATACCCCGATTTCAGGCAATGTCTTGGACAACGCGACCAGTACCGATGCGCCTCTGTCGGTAACCGGCTTTACTATTGCTGGTGTGACTTATGCCATTGGCTCTACGGCGGTCTTAGCCGAAGGTGAGTTAACCTTAAATGCCGATGGCAGTTACAGCTTTGTGCCCAATGCTGATTACAACGGTCCAGTGCCGGTGATCAGCTATACCGTGGTAGACGCTGTTGGTGATGTTAATAATTCAACGTTGACTATCTCAGTGACACCTGTGTCTGATTTACTTGACGATAATGAAGTGGTCAGCACAGCAGAAGATACCTCGGTTTCAGGCAATGTCTTGGACAACGCGACCAGCACCGATGCGCCTCTGTCGGTAACCGGCTTTACTATTGCTGGTGTGACTTATGCCATCGGCTCTACGGCGGTCTTAGCCGAAGGTGAGTTAACCTTAAATGCCGATGGCAGTTACAGCTTTGTACCCAATGCTGATTACAACGGTCCAGTGCCGGTGATCAGCTATACCGTGGTAGACGCTGTTGGTGATGTTAATAATTCAACGTTGACTATCTCAGTGACACCGGTGTCGGATTTAGTTGATGATAATGAAGTGGTCAGTACAGCAGAAGATACCCCGATTTCAGGCAATGTCTTGGACAACGCGACCAGCACCGATGCGCCTCTGTCGGTAACCGGCTTTACTATTGCTGGTGTGACTTATGCCATTGGCTCTACGGCGGTCTTAGCCGAAGGTGAGTTAACCTTAAATGCCGATGGCAGTTACAGCTTTGTGCCCAATGCTGATTACAACGGTCCAGTGCCGGTGATCAGCTATACCGTGGTAGACGCTGTCGGTGATGTTAATAATTCAACGTTGACTATCTCAGTGACACCGGTGTCGGATTTAGTTGACGATAATGAAGTGGTTAGTACAGCAGAAGATACCTCGGTTTCAGGCAATGTCTTGGACAACGCGACCAGTACCGATGCGCCTCTGTCGGTAACCGGCTTTACTATTGCTGGTGTGACTTATGCCATTGGCTCTACGGCGGTCTTAGCCGAAGGTCAGTTAACCTTAAATGCCGATGGCAGTTACAGCTTTGTGCCCAATGCTGATTACAACGGTCCAGTGCCGGTGATCAGCTATACCGTGGTAGACGCTGTTGGTGATGTTAATAATTCAACGTTGACTATCTCAGTGACACCGGTGTCGGATTTAGTTGACGATAATGAAGTGGTTAGTACAGCAGAAGATACCTCGGTTTCAGGCAATGTCTTGGACAACGCGACCAGTACCGATGCGCCTCTGTCGGTAACCGGCTTTACTATTGCTGGTGTGACTTATGCCATTGGCTCTACGGCGGTCTTAGCCGAAGGTGAGTTAACCTTAAATGCCGATGGCAGTTACAGCTTTGTGCCCAATGCTGATTACAACGGTCCAGTGCCGGTGATCAGCTATACCGTGGTAGACGCTGTTGGTGATGTTAATAATTCAACGCTGACTATCTCAGTGACACCTGTGTCGGATTTACTTGACGATAACGAAGTGGTTAGTACAGCAGAAGATACCCCGATTTCAGGCAATGTCTTGGACAACGCGACCAGTACCGATGCGCCTCTGTCGGTGACCGGCTTTACTATTGCTGGTGTGACTTATGCCATTGGCTCTACGGCGGTCTTAGCCGAAGGTGAGTTAACCTTAAATGCCGATGGCAGTTACAGCTTTGTGCCCAATGCTGATTACAACGGTCCAGTGCCGGTGATCAGCTATACCGTGGTAGACGCTGTCGGTGATGTTAATAATTCAACGTTGACTATCTCAGTGACACCGGTGTCGGATTTAGTTGACGATAATGAAGTGGTTAGTACAGCAGAAGATACCTCGGTTTCAGGCAATGTCTTGGACAACGCGACCAGCACCGATGCGCCTCTGTCGGTAACCGGCTTTACTATTGCTGGTGTGACTTATGCCATTGGCTCTACGGCGGTCTTAGCCGAAGGTCAGTTAACCTTAAATGCCGATGGCAGTTACAGCTTTGTGCCCAATGCTGATTACAACGGTCCAGTGCCGGTTGTGACGTATACCGTGGTAGACGCTGTTGGTGATGTCACCGATTCAACGCTGACTATCTCAGTGACACCGGTGTCTGATTTACTTGATGATAACGAAGTGGTTAGTACAGCAGAAGATACCCCGATTTCAGGCAATGTCTTGGACAACGCGACCAGTACCGATGCGCCTCTGTCGGTGACCGGCTTTACTATTGCTGGTGTGACTTATGCCATTGGCTCTACGGCGGTCTTAGCCGAAGGTGAGTTAACCTTAAATGCCGATGGCAGTTACAGCTTTGTGCCCAATGCTGATTACAACGGTCCAGTGCCGGTGATCAGCTATACCGTGGTAGACGCTATCGGTGATGTTAATAATTCAACGTTGACTATCTCAGTGACACCGGTGTCGGATTTAGTTGACGATAATGAAGTGGTTAGTACAGCAGAAGATACCTCGGTTTCAGGCAATGTCTTGGACAACGCGACCAGCACCGATGCGCCTCTGTCGGTAACCGGCTTTACTATTGCTGGTGTGACTTATGCCATTGGCTCTACGGCGGTCTTAGCCGAAGGTCAGTTAACCTTAAATGCCGATGGCAGTTACAGCTTTGTGCCCAATGCTGATTACAACGGTCCAGTGCCGGTTGTGACGTATACCGTGGTAGACGCTGTTGGTGATGTCACCGATTCAACGCTGACTATCTCAGTGACACCGGTGTCTGATTTACTTGATGATAACGAAGTGGTTAGTACAGCAGAAGATACCCCGATTTCAGGCAATGTCTTGGACAACGCGACCAGTACCGATGCGCCTCTGTCGGTAACCGGCTTTACTATTGCTGGTGTGACTTATGCCATTGGCTCTACGGCGGTCTTAGCCGAAGGTCAGTTAACCTTAAATGCCGATGGCAGTTACAGCTTTGTGCCCAATGCTGATTACAACGGTCCAGTGCCGGTGATCAGCTATACCGTGGTAGACGCTGTCGGTGATGTTAATAATTCAACGTTGACTATCTCAGTGACACCGGTGTCGGATTTACTTGACGATAATGAAGTGGTCAGTACAGCAGAAGATACCCCAGTATCAGGCAATGTCTTGGATAACGCGACCAGCACCGATGCGCCTCTGTCGGTGACCGGCTTTACTATTGCTGGTGTGACTTATGCCATTGGCTCTACGGCGGTCTTAGCCGAAGGTGAGTTAACCTTAAATGCCGATGGCAGTTACAGCTTTGTGCCCAATGCTGATTACAACGGTCCAGTGCCGGTGATCAGCTATACCGTGGTAGACGCTATCGGTGATGTTAATAATTCAACGTTGACTATCTCAGTGACACCTGTGTCTGATTTACTTGATGATAACGAAGTGGTTAGTACAGCAGAAGATACCTCGGTTTCAGGCAATGTCTTGGACAACGCGACCAGCACCGATGCGCCTCTGTCGGTAACCGGCTTTACTATTGCTGGTGTGACTTATGCCATTGGCTCTACGGCGGTCTTAGCCGAAGGTGAGTTAACCTTAAATGCCGATGGCAGTTACAGCTTTGTGCCCAATGCTGATTACAACGGTCCAGTGCCGGTGATCAGCTATACCGTGGTAGACGCTGTCGGTGATGTTAATAATTCAACGTTGACTATCTCAGTGACACCGGTGTCGGATTTAGTTGATGATAATGAAGTGGTCAGTGTCGCTGAAGACGGGCTATTAAATGGCAATGTCTTGGACAACGCGACCAGCACCGATGCGCCTCTGTCGGTGACCGGCTTTACTATTGCTGGTGTGACTTATGCCATTGGCTCTACGGCGGTCTTAGCCGAAGGTGAGTTAACCTTAAATGCCGATGGCAGTTACAGCTTTGTGCCCAATGCTGATTACAACGGTCCAGTGCCGGTGATCAGCTATACCGTGGTAGACGCTGTCGGTGATGTTAATAATTCAACGTTGACTATCTCAGTGACACCTGTGTCGGATTTAGTTGATGATAATGAAGTGGTTAGTACAGCAGAAGATACCCCGATTTCAGGCAATGTCTTGGACAACGCGACCAGTACCGATGCGCCTCTGTCGGTAACCGGCTTTACTATTGCTGGTGTGACTTATGCCATTGGCTCTACGGCGGTCTTAGCCGAAGGTGAGTTAACCTTAAATGCCGATGGCAGTTACAGCTTTGTGCCCAATGCTGATTACAACGGTCCAGTGCCGGTTGTGACGTATACCGTGGTAGACGCTGTTGGTGATGTTAATAATTCAACGTTGACTATCTCAGTGACGCCAGTTAATGATGCTCCACTAGCAACCGATGATAGTTTTTCTGTTGAAGAAGGAGGTATCGTAACGGGTAATATTATCAGCCATGATGATGGCGATGGCGCTTCAGATCATGATGGTGGCGATGGTTCGATATTATTAATAACGCAAATTAATGGAATAGACCTAGTATTTGATGTTGATGGTAATGCAACAGTAAGTATTGATGGTGGCATTTTAATTATTAATGCTCAAGGTGATTTTACATATGAGAATAGCGAAGGTTTTGTTATTGGCTCTGGTTACCCAAGTTTTGACTACACCTTAAGTGATGGAACAGATATTGATATTGCTACAGTGACTATCACTGTAGATGATACTTCACCTGTTGCGGTAGATGATAATAATTATATTTCATATTACGACAATAACGGATTAAGTATTGGGCGTGGAGTTCAAGGCAATATTATTAATCGTGCTAGCTCTGGTGATAGATCTGATTCATCCGCCGACGGTACTATCATCTTGACACAAATCGAATATGCTGGGCAGGTGTATGCATTTGATGCAAGCCATACGTCTTTCACTATAGTGACTGATTTCGGTACGCTAGTCATTAATGATTCCGGCGCTTATATCTTTAGAATACCATCAGGTATAGACATCAATACTTTTCCTCCAATGCTAGAATTTACTTATACTATTCAGGATGGAGATACGCTGAATCCTGAAACTGATGATGCAACATTAACGATAAACCTCAATCATAGAGCGTCAAGCAATAGTCTAGAAGACTCTACATCATCTGATGGTGAGCTTATTGATTTATCTTATAGCGAACAAAGTGCCGATGTAATGTCCAATCCGGAGTTAACATTAGCCCAGACAAATTATCAGTCAGTAATTGAGTACGACTTAAGTGATTTATTAGTCGAAGAAAATAATATCAGCTTTGAAGAGTCTATAGCAACTGCGGAAGGCCCAGAAAGCAGTGCGTTAAATTTAGGTAAGGGCAACGAAAATATAGATTTTCCGGTTGATGATTTACTGACAGCTGAGAATGTAGAACCCATAAAAGGGGAATTTGATATTGTACCCATCGTAACTAATGGTTTCTTAGATGAAGGTGCAATACTCATTAGTGATGCTGCCCCAGAGAATACACCATTACCAATTGATCTTGACTCTACGGATACTTTATAA
- a CDS encoding PEP-CTERM sorting domain-containing protein: MSSKILNVILFCLLSLFIAEKGNAGLIVDDFYSDNKGIQWQYIGSFDLAMGPKLYGSTTPTPVPYNGIEAAVLNFGPLLAGEEYALSSNNVASYANNIGSFIVNHKAWYDSYDFTMGLHEANESLLANNAGGLAYDEIGDISAFIKDRALLGDNINHVFKSVAVPEPSSFTILLLALAALTIRRLKS; this comes from the coding sequence ATGAGTTCTAAAATTTTGAATGTTATTTTATTTTGCCTATTGTCACTTTTTATCGCTGAAAAAGGAAATGCAGGATTGATTGTTGATGACTTCTATTCTGACAATAAGGGTATTCAATGGCAGTATATTGGAAGTTTTGATTTAGCCATGGGCCCTAAACTTTATGGCTCAACTACACCTACACCTGTGCCTTATAATGGTATTGAAGCTGCAGTGTTAAATTTTGGTCCTTTATTAGCAGGCGAAGAGTATGCGCTAAGTTCTAATAACGTTGCTAGTTATGCTAATAACATAGGTAGTTTTATTGTAAATCATAAAGCTTGGTATGATTCTTATGACTTTACTATGGGTTTACATGAAGCAAATGAATCTTTGCTAGCAAATAATGCTGGCGGTCTAGCATATGATGAAATTGGTGATATATCTGCCTTTATTAAGGATAGAGCACTTTTAGGAGATAATATTAATCACGTTTTTAAATCTGTTGCAGTACCTGAACCTTCTTCTTTTACTATCTTACTTTTAGCGTTAGCCGCATTGACAATACGTCGTTTAAAAAGTTAA
- a CDS encoding ComEA family DNA-binding protein, with translation MKKHIYYFLIILITVISLPLRATDINGASETISTQEVQVVDINKADIDTLVLLKGIGKKRAKAIVAYRELHGEFNAIDDLLNVKGIGQRVLDKNKARIKL, from the coding sequence ATGAAAAAGCACATCTATTATTTTCTCATCATCTTAATTACCGTAATATCATTGCCACTTCGAGCTACCGACATTAATGGTGCGTCAGAGACGATTTCCACTCAAGAAGTACAAGTTGTAGATATTAATAAAGCTGATATTGATACTTTGGTTTTATTGAAAGGTATTGGAAAAAAGCGAGCCAAAGCAATTGTTGCCTATCGTGAGTTACATGGTGAGTTTAATGCTATTGATGATTTACTGAATGTTAAAGGTATAGGCCAGAGAGTGTTGGATAAAAATAAAGCAAGGATAAAATTATAA
- the pyrF gene encoding orotidine-5'-phosphate decarboxylase, whose product MIDAKVVVALDFDNKDEALSFVDKIQPSDCRLKVGKEMFTHFGPEFVRELVNRGFDVFLDLKFHDIPNTVAKAVAAAADLGVWMVNVHASGGLKMMEKAKEALLPYGDKAPLLIAVTVLTSMSEEDLAGIGITRSPAEQVQHLAILTKKAGLDGVVCSAMEAESLKQLLGQEFKLVTPGIRPAGANADDQKRIMTPEQALAVGVDYLVIGRPITKTENPHTVLQAINLSISQL is encoded by the coding sequence ATGATAGATGCAAAAGTTGTCGTAGCCTTAGATTTTGATAATAAAGATGAGGCATTGTCTTTTGTAGATAAGATACAACCGAGTGATTGTCGGTTGAAAGTGGGCAAAGAAATGTTTACTCACTTTGGGCCTGAATTTGTCAGAGAACTTGTTAACCGAGGCTTCGACGTTTTTCTTGATTTAAAATTTCATGATATTCCTAATACCGTTGCAAAAGCGGTTGCCGCGGCTGCCGATTTAGGTGTTTGGATGGTGAATGTTCACGCCTCTGGTGGCCTTAAAATGATGGAAAAAGCTAAAGAAGCATTATTGCCTTATGGCGATAAAGCACCACTATTGATTGCTGTTACGGTGTTAACCAGTATGAGTGAGGAAGATCTTGCCGGCATAGGCATCACGCGCTCACCAGCAGAGCAAGTACAACATTTAGCTATCTTAACTAAAAAAGCGGGTTTAGATGGTGTGGTTTGTTCTGCAATGGAGGCTGAATCATTAAAGCAATTGCTAGGGCAAGAATTTAAGCTTGTTACTCCTGGCATACGACCAGCAGGTGCTAATGCCGATGATCAAAAGCGGATTATGACGCCTGAACAAGCGCTAGCTGTTGGTGTTGATTATTTAGTGATTGGTCGTCCGATCACCAAAACGGAAAATCCGCATACGGTATTACAAGCAATCAACTTATCAATTAGCCAGCTTTAG